In Pelodiscus sinensis isolate JC-2024 chromosome 2, ASM4963464v1, whole genome shotgun sequence, the following proteins share a genomic window:
- the CFAP90 gene encoding cilia- and flagella-associated protein 90, with amino-acid sequence MQSAPGGAEPGGQQEEKSAEERTGKHQLPLSAQSAFSYIPPSRRDPPEHSYFHQAVKTGIVSTYDSIFKRPMGYNEKLHRCDREHANSRGLNINDEELARPIAVLSSSEYGRHINQPVEQSIRDYARINRVQEEFYRKNGITCLLEKPSQILEPS; translated from the exons ATGCAGAGCGCCCCGGGGGGGGCGGAACCCGgcgggcagcaggaggagaaatCCGCCGAGGAGAGGACCGGGAAACACCAGCTGCCGCTCTCCGCCCAGTCCGCCTTCAGCTACATCCCGCCCAGCCGCAGGGACCCCCCGGAGCACAGCTACTTCCACCAGGCAGTCAAG ACAGGAATTGTTTCCACATATGATTCCATTTTTAAGAGGCCAATGGGTTACAATGAAAAACTCCACCGATGTGACAGAGAACATGCAAATAGTCGAGGTCTTAACATTAATGATGAG GAATTGGCAAGACCCATTGCTGTTTTGTCCTCTTCAGAGTATGGGAGACACATAAACCAGCCTGTAGAGCAATCAATCAGAGATTATGCAAGGATCAACCGTGTGCAGGAAGAGTTCTACAGGAAAAATGGAATCACCTGCTTGTTGGAAAAACCTTCTCAAATCCTTGAACCATCCTGA